One genomic segment of Erysipelotrichaceae bacterium 66202529 includes these proteins:
- a CDS encoding DUF554 family protein, with protein MGTLINAAAVIVGGAIGMLVKGGLPVRMRELLMQALGLCTLFIGITGALGAMMQVEGNQLLTDGTLLLICSLGIGAILGELLRLEDRMEGLAHRLQNMVNSRDDKFVEGFVTNALVICVGAMAVVGALQDGLMHDASMLITKAILDGIISMVFASALGIGVLFAAIPLFLYQGSITLLAGLLSPLFSEALIQNLSMVGNVLIFGVGINLFFGKQIKIGNLLPALLIPVVFAVIQNFL; from the coding sequence ATGGGAACACTGATTAACGCTGCAGCTGTCATTGTCGGAGGGGCGATTGGCATGCTGGTGAAGGGCGGACTTCCCGTGCGTATGCGGGAGCTGCTTATGCAGGCATTGGGACTTTGTACCTTGTTTATCGGTATTACCGGTGCGCTTGGAGCTATGATGCAGGTGGAAGGAAACCAGCTGCTTACAGATGGAACCCTGCTTTTGATTTGTTCACTTGGCATTGGGGCGATTCTTGGTGAGCTGCTGCGGCTGGAGGATCGCATGGAGGGGCTTGCGCATCGTTTGCAAAATATGGTTAATAGCCGGGATGATAAATTTGTAGAGGGCTTTGTAACGAATGCACTCGTTATTTGTGTCGGAGCAATGGCGGTGGTCGGCGCTCTGCAGGATGGACTGATGCATGATGCTTCCATGCTCATCACCAAAGCGATTCTGGATGGTATTATTTCCATGGTCTTTGCCTCTGCCCTTGGTATCGGTGTCCTGTTTGCGGCAATACCGCTGTTTCTGTACCAGGGCTCAATTACACTTTTGGCGGGGCTGCTTTCTCCACTGTTCAGTGAAGCACTGATTCAAAACCTGTCAATGGTAGGCAATGTCCTGATTTTTGGTGTCGGTATCAATTTGTTTTTTGGAAAACAGATCAAAATCGGAAACTTGCTTCCGGCATTGCTGATACCGGTCGTGTTTGCGGTAATACAAAATTTTTTGTAA
- the trxA gene encoding thioredoxin, with product MKVINKAEFEQITKQGVVLVDFFATWCGPCKMLAPVLEELAEDMNGKMEIVKVDVDQEGDLAMKFGIMSVPTMIVFKDGEAVKQISGYQAKGQLLNILNPLL from the coding sequence ATGAAAGTAATAAATAAAGCAGAATTTGAACAAATTACAAAACAGGGTGTTGTCCTGGTGGATTTCTTTGCGACCTGGTGCGGGCCGTGTAAAATGCTGGCACCTGTGCTGGAAGAGCTGGCAGAGGATATGAACGGAAAAATGGAAATTGTTAAGGTGGATGTGGATCAGGAAGGTGATCTTGCGATGAAATTCGGAATCATGTCTGTTCCTACCATGATCGTATTCAAGGATGGAGAAGCTGTAAAACAGATTTCCGGTTATCAGGCAAAGGGACAGCTTTTAAATATTCTTAATCCCCTGCTGTAA
- a CDS encoding Cof-type HAD-IIB family hydrolase, which produces MIQMIVMDMDGTLLTSDNTISPKTKEMLLQVQKQGVRLVLASGRSYCKLLEYAKELQMDTYGGYLLEVNGLILYDLSTGERHIRKQMGSREMEEIFTYFRQWDVEIMAQFDDGLFDYNPKSVLQEKASYRREHKLPEDFPWTGGAFALLADNRKGYPHIYYIDSWKEIDRSINKVSIAYYADVMTQVSAQAKKDLKDSYWLGLTTPKWLELMPLGITKGSGLQALTELLHIPMANVMAFGDGENDIEMLQAAGIGIAMENAMEEVKAAADDITAGNNNDGIAAALRKYFM; this is translated from the coding sequence ATGATACAAATGATTGTGATGGATATGGACGGAACGCTGCTGACCAGTGATAATACGATTTCACCAAAAACGAAGGAAATGCTGTTACAGGTTCAGAAACAGGGTGTGCGTCTTGTGCTGGCCAGTGGAAGGAGCTATTGCAAGCTGCTGGAGTATGCAAAGGAGCTGCAAATGGATACATACGGCGGCTATCTGTTGGAGGTGAATGGGTTGATCCTGTATGATTTAAGTACGGGAGAGCGTCATATCCGCAAGCAGATGGGAAGTCGGGAAATGGAGGAAATATTTACCTACTTTCGACAGTGGGATGTTGAAATCATGGCACAGTTTGATGACGGGCTGTTTGACTATAATCCGAAAAGTGTATTGCAGGAAAAAGCAAGCTATCGCAGGGAGCATAAGCTTCCTGAGGATTTCCCATGGACAGGAGGTGCCTTTGCCCTTCTAGCGGACAATCGAAAAGGATATCCACATATTTATTATATTGATTCCTGGAAGGAGATTGACCGCAGCATCAATAAGGTGAGTATTGCCTATTATGCGGACGTGATGACACAGGTGAGTGCGCAGGCAAAAAAGGATTTGAAGGATTCCTACTGGCTTGGGCTCACTACACCAAAATGGCTGGAGCTGATGCCTCTGGGCATTACAAAGGGCAGCGGACTTCAGGCTCTTACAGAGCTGCTGCATATCCCGATGGCAAATGTAATGGCATTTGGGGACGGGGAAAATGATATCGAAATGCTGCAGGCGGCAGGTATCGGTATCGCCATGGAGAATGCAATGGAGGAGGTCAAGGCTGCTGCGGATGATATCACCGCCGGCAATAACAATGACGGGATTGCTGCTGCACTTCGGAAATATTTTATGTAA
- the ybaK gene encoding Cys-tRNA(Pro) deacylase, with product MKIQKTNAMRILDSAHLSYEVLSYTHGKEAVAGLDVAAQLNENPKQVFKTLVTVANTKEYIVFVIPVAHELQLKKCAKAAGVKSVEMIHVKDINKITGYVRGGCSPIGMKKQYRTFLHESCTEFDSIMFSGGKIGVQIKMNPRELLQLIHAETADIICES from the coding sequence ATGAAAATACAAAAAACGAATGCTATGCGTATACTGGACAGCGCGCACCTTTCCTATGAGGTGTTAAGCTATACACATGGAAAAGAAGCAGTTGCCGGATTGGACGTTGCTGCACAGCTGAATGAAAATCCAAAGCAGGTATTCAAAACACTGGTGACGGTTGCGAATACAAAAGAGTATATCGTATTCGTAATTCCTGTTGCCCATGAGCTGCAGCTAAAGAAATGTGCAAAGGCGGCAGGTGTGAAATCTGTGGAAATGATCCATGTAAAGGATATCAACAAAATAACCGGTTATGTACGGGGTGGCTGTTCCCCAATCGGAATGAAAAAACAGTATCGCACCTTCCTGCACGAAAGCTGTACGGAGTTTGACAGCATTATGTTTAGTGGAGGAAAAATCGGTGTACAAATCAAAATGAATCCAAGGGAGCTGCTGCAGCTGATTCATGCGGAAACAGCAGATATAATTTGTGAATCCTAA
- a CDS encoding Cof-type HAD-IIB family hydrolase, translating to MAIKLIALDLDGTLLTTQKTIDEETKKRLIKAQELGISITIATGRDKGGIDFVYEPLELEHRGNNFVAGVNGQIIYDFHKKEYFVDKVLDGSDAKKVMALGMKYNFEVISCCGYDFYDLISKRLKAMKKVRSVVFGQPMDYGFNQGKRNFIPLEDADYEIMQDVNKFVLIQTASFFKKHLPHLRKELKDYDLLEVGPAWIEVMPKGVSKASALLRIGEKLGISTDEMMAFGDAENDMEMIKTVKYGIAMGNAMESLKKAAWDVTDTNDQMGIAKALDKYVFASGE from the coding sequence ATGGCGATAAAACTGATAGCACTGGATCTGGATGGAACGCTGCTGACCACGCAGAAAACGATTGATGAGGAAACAAAAAAACGTCTGATCAAGGCACAGGAGCTGGGAATTTCCATAACGATCGCTACGGGGCGCGATAAAGGCGGTATTGATTTCGTATATGAGCCGCTGGAGCTTGAACATAGGGGCAATAACTTTGTTGCCGGGGTAAATGGACAGATCATATATGATTTTCATAAAAAGGAATATTTTGTAGATAAGGTGCTGGATGGCAGTGACGCAAAAAAGGTAATGGCATTGGGGATGAAATATAATTTTGAGGTTATCAGCTGCTGCGGCTATGATTTTTATGACTTGATTTCCAAGCGTTTAAAAGCGATGAAAAAGGTACGCAGTGTTGTATTTGGACAACCGATGGATTATGGCTTTAATCAGGGAAAGCGTAATTTTATACCGCTGGAGGATGCGGATTATGAGATTATGCAGGATGTGAATAAATTTGTTCTGATACAGACGGCTTCCTTTTTTAAGAAGCATCTTCCACATCTGCGTAAGGAATTAAAGGATTATGACCTGCTGGAGGTTGGCCCGGCATGGATTGAGGTCATGCCAAAGGGAGTATCCAAGGCAAGTGCATTGCTGCGAATCGGTGAAAAGCTCGGTATTTCCACGGATGAAATGATGGCGTTTGGAGATGCGGAGAATGATATGGAAATGATCAAGACGGTGAAGTACGGCATCGCGATGGGAAATGCGATGGAATCTCTGAAAAAAGCAGCCTGGGATGTAACGGACACTAATGATCAAATGGGAATAGCGAAGGCACTGGATAAATATGTATTTGCATCAGGAGAGTAA
- the nagB gene encoding glucosamine-6-phosphate deaminase, whose amino-acid sequence MKVIVVKDYDAVSKEAFNVMKEVVTSKKDAVLGLATGSSPIGLYKNMIQDHKDNGTSYAQCQSFNLDEYVGIDRNHPESYWTFMHENLFKGIDLPEDKIHVPYGSTKEDCEGYEKAMENVSVDIQVLGIGGNGHIGFNEPGTPFTEETHIVELTEKTRSDNARFFDNDINQVPTHAITMGIATIMKAKKILLVASGANKADAVAAMVNGPVDPACPASVLQNHADVVVVVDEAAAAKL is encoded by the coding sequence ATGAAAGTTATTGTAGTGAAAGATTACGATGCAGTAAGCAAAGAAGCATTTAACGTTATGAAGGAAGTCGTAACAAGCAAAAAAGATGCTGTTTTAGGACTTGCGACAGGCTCCAGTCCAATCGGATTGTACAAGAACATGATTCAGGATCATAAAGACAATGGTACAAGCTATGCACAGTGCCAGTCCTTCAATCTGGATGAATATGTTGGTATTGACAGAAACCATCCGGAATCCTACTGGACATTCATGCATGAAAACCTGTTTAAGGGAATTGACTTACCGGAAGATAAGATTCATGTACCTTATGGAAGCACAAAGGAAGATTGTGAAGGCTATGAAAAGGCAATGGAAAATGTCAGTGTAGATATTCAGGTTCTGGGAATTGGCGGAAACGGACACATTGGATTCAATGAGCCAGGTACACCTTTTACAGAGGAAACACATATCGTTGAGCTGACCGAGAAAACACGTTCCGATAACGCGCGTTTCTTTGATAATGATATCAATCAGGTACCTACGCATGCCATTACAATGGGAATTGCGACTATCATGAAAGCAAAGAAAATCCTGCTTGTGGCATCTGGTGCAAACAAGGCGGATGCTGTTGCGGCTATGGTAAACGGCCCGGTTGATCCGGCATGCCCTGCAAGCGTACTGCAGAATCATGCAGATGTTGTCGTTGTTGTGGATGAGGCAGCAGCTGCTAAATTATAA
- a CDS encoding aldo/keto reductase family oxidoreductase yields the protein MKHIKIAAKQAPALVQGCMRIDAMSMEEVETLIRQDLELGINFFDHADIYGGGMCEEIFGKVLKKNPSLRNKMVIQSKCGIHRSETTHYDFSKDYILSCVDASLDRLQCGFLDYLLLHRPDALMEPNEVAEAFDQLYTSGKVKHFGVSNHNPFQIELLKKYVKQPIEINQMQLSVMHTPMIDAGVNVNTFDQRGIDRDNGTLDYCRLNDITIQCWSPFQYGMFEGVFLDNPKFPEVNKRITELAEKYQVSNSAIAAAWLLRHPADMQVILGSTSLTRIQSIVKACDFTLTREEWYSVYVAAGNLLP from the coding sequence ATGAAACATATTAAAATTGCCGCTAAACAGGCTCCTGCTCTTGTACAGGGCTGTATGCGTATCGATGCTATGAGCATGGAGGAAGTGGAAACATTGATCCGACAGGATCTTGAACTGGGAATCAATTTTTTTGACCATGCGGATATTTATGGCGGAGGCATGTGTGAGGAGATATTTGGAAAGGTACTGAAAAAGAATCCATCTCTGAGAAATAAGATGGTGATTCAATCAAAATGCGGTATTCATCGCAGTGAAACGACACATTATGATTTTTCAAAAGACTATATTCTAAGCTGTGTGGATGCGTCTCTGGATCGTCTGCAATGTGGTTTTCTGGACTATTTGCTGCTGCATCGTCCGGATGCACTTATGGAACCAAACGAAGTGGCAGAGGCATTTGATCAGCTTTATACCTCTGGCAAGGTAAAGCATTTCGGTGTCAGCAATCATAATCCCTTCCAGATTGAGCTGCTGAAAAAATATGTAAAGCAGCCAATCGAGATCAATCAAATGCAGTTGAGTGTTATGCATACACCAATGATCGATGCGGGTGTCAATGTCAATACCTTTGATCAGCGCGGAATTGATCGCGATAATGGTACGCTGGATTACTGCCGTCTCAATGATATTACCATACAGTGCTGGTCACCCTTCCAGTATGGTATGTTTGAGGGAGTATTCTTAGATAATCCAAAATTTCCTGAGGTAAATAAACGCATAACGGAGCTGGCAGAGAAGTATCAGGTCAGCAATAGCGCAATTGCGGCGGCATGGCTTCTTAGACATCCTGCAGATATGCAGGTTATCCTGGGCTCTACCAGTCTGACAAGGATTCAATCCATTGTAAAGGCTTGTGATTTCACGCTAACCCGGGAGGAGTGGTATTCCGTTTATGTTGCGGCGGGGAATTTGCTTCCATAA
- a CDS encoding aldose 1-epimerase family protein, whose protein sequence is MKLKNDRYEVTFTTKGGEIESFTDLQTGIQYMWQGHPDYWTGKNPGLFPLVGNTLDGTYEINGKTYSMKNHGLTRYATLECIKDDGSEVVMAYDSTEETKAQYPFDFHYEVGYTLQEDTLTITYRITNTGEQEMPFTFGLHPGFNCPLCEGEAFEDYTMSFTNPEQLKQMVFDPEKKKPYELVDVELQTIPCSYEEIEKYATLIYQGMKSPYLTLSGPKKHGVRISITGYPYLAIWTAKKDAPFICLEPWYGHADFSKVEEDFYHREGTMLLSAGKAFTTSYTIQVF, encoded by the coding sequence ATGAAACTGAAAAATGATCGTTATGAGGTGACCTTTACAACAAAGGGTGGAGAAATAGAAAGCTTCACCGATCTGCAGACAGGCATTCAGTATATGTGGCAGGGACATCCGGATTACTGGACAGGGAAAAATCCCGGTCTGTTTCCATTAGTAGGAAATACACTGGATGGAACCTATGAAATCAATGGCAAAACATATTCCATGAAAAATCACGGATTGACACGGTATGCAACACTGGAATGCATAAAGGATGATGGCAGTGAGGTAGTAATGGCTTATGACAGCACTGAGGAAACAAAGGCACAGTATCCTTTTGATTTTCATTATGAGGTAGGCTATACGCTACAGGAGGATACACTGACAATTACCTATCGTATTACGAATACCGGGGAACAGGAAATGCCGTTTACCTTCGGTTTGCATCCGGGCTTTAACTGTCCTCTCTGTGAGGGAGAAGCATTTGAAGATTATACAATGAGCTTTACGAATCCGGAACAGTTAAAGCAGATGGTATTTGATCCTGAAAAGAAGAAGCCTTATGAGTTGGTCGATGTAGAGCTTCAGACGATTCCCTGCAGCTATGAGGAAATTGAGAAATATGCGACGCTCATTTATCAGGGAATGAAAAGTCCCTATCTGACATTATCCGGCCCGAAAAAGCACGGTGTCCGTATTTCTATTACGGGTTATCCTTATCTGGCCATCTGGACAGCTAAAAAAGACGCACCGTTTATTTGCCTGGAGCCATGGTACGGACATGCGGATTTTTCAAAGGTAGAGGAAGATTTCTATCATCGTGAAGGAACCATGCTGTTATCTGCAGGAAAAGCCTTTACGACCTCGTATACAATTCAAGTATTTTAA
- a CDS encoding Cof-type HAD-IIB family hydrolase, with the protein MNTIKALFFDVDNTIYTHRIHDFPASTQQALNRLKDKGYRIGVATSRCRYEVSNLPSFFREFPFDAAIFDGGALVMGEQEVIASFPLQQEQVYRLISHCEQKHIPVRYSTFDKDCLTTPCPHSIRDEFFKLYMNMPTVKPYEGEEVYNMLAYPQDDIQRKQIKELMKDAFIVTHSSNTLEITAENVDKSKGVEAMAAHWGISVHDVACFGDGANDVGMLRAAGIGVAMGNGNPKAKAAADHICGSIDEDGLYHFCKRMEWI; encoded by the coding sequence ATGAATACTATAAAAGCATTATTCTTCGATGTGGATAATACGATTTATACACATCGCATTCATGATTTTCCAGCATCTACCCAGCAGGCACTGAATCGTCTGAAGGATAAAGGGTACCGCATCGGTGTGGCGACAAGCCGCTGCCGTTATGAGGTTTCTAATCTGCCTTCCTTCTTTCGTGAGTTTCCTTTTGATGCGGCGATTTTTGACGGCGGAGCACTGGTTATGGGGGAACAGGAGGTCATTGCCAGCTTTCCTTTGCAGCAGGAACAGGTATACCGGTTAATCAGTCATTGTGAGCAAAAGCATATTCCTGTCAGATATTCCACCTTTGACAAGGATTGCCTGACAACGCCATGTCCCCACTCGATACGGGATGAGTTTTTTAAGCTGTATATGAATATGCCAACCGTTAAGCCGTATGAAGGGGAAGAGGTTTACAATATGCTTGCCTATCCGCAGGATGATATACAGCGAAAGCAAATTAAGGAGCTTATGAAGGATGCCTTCATTGTTACACATTCTTCAAATACGCTTGAAATTACAGCAGAGAATGTTGATAAAAGTAAGGGTGTGGAGGCCATGGCTGCACATTGGGGTATTTCAGTTCATGATGTTGCCTGCTTTGGTGATGGTGCAAATGATGTGGGGATGCTGCGTGCGGCGGGAATCGGTGTGGCAATGGGAAATGGAAACCCTAAGGCGAAGGCTGCAGCGGATCATATTTGCGGCTCTATTGATGAGGATGGTCTTTATCACTTTTGTAAACGGATGGAGTGGATATAA
- the nagA gene encoding N-acetylglucosamine-6-phosphate deacetylase yields MIIQSKRVWVLGHFIEAQLELEDGKIKNVLAYGAKPADKDYGERRIVPGFIDVHTHGAYGFDTNDAEEEGLRNWMKHIPEEGVTGICPTTITQTEEVLTKAVKNVAKVVEEGYEGAEILGIHFEGPYLDMVYKGAQPEQCIVKPDVEQFKRYQKAANGLIKIITMATERDENFELTKYCAANDVRVSIGHSAATIEEAGMAIANGATSMTHIFNGMTPFHHRKPGLVGAAMRFRDTFGEVICDGNHSTPDALNDLFMAKGRDYTIMITDALMVKGLPVGTKVLFGGNEIELYPDGSAHLTGAKSLAGSTLKVNEGLKVLVEKAMIPWDYAINSCTLNPARYLNVDDRKGKLVAGYDADIVVLNDDYSVEMTYVRGNEAF; encoded by the coding sequence ATGATTATTCAAAGTAAGAGAGTCTGGGTGCTCGGTCACTTCATCGAAGCCCAGTTAGAGCTGGAGGATGGCAAAATTAAAAATGTTCTGGCTTATGGCGCAAAACCGGCTGACAAGGACTATGGAGAAAGACGAATCGTACCAGGATTCATTGACGTTCATACACATGGTGCCTATGGCTTTGACACCAATGACGCAGAGGAAGAAGGTCTGCGCAACTGGATGAAGCACATTCCTGAAGAAGGGGTTACCGGAATCTGTCCTACCACAATTACACAGACAGAGGAAGTGCTGACAAAGGCTGTGAAAAATGTCGCAAAGGTTGTAGAGGAAGGCTATGAGGGTGCAGAAATCCTCGGTATTCATTTTGAAGGGCCGTATCTGGATATGGTATACAAGGGAGCACAGCCGGAGCAATGTATCGTAAAACCGGATGTTGAGCAGTTCAAGCGGTATCAGAAGGCTGCCAACGGACTGATTAAAATTATTACGATGGCAACGGAGCGTGATGAAAATTTTGAATTGACAAAATATTGTGCTGCCAATGATGTGCGTGTAAGCATCGGTCACTCTGCAGCTACGATTGAAGAAGCAGGTATGGCGATTGCTAACGGTGCTACTTCCATGACACATATCTTTAACGGTATGACACCGTTCCACCACCGTAAACCCGGGCTGGTAGGTGCTGCAATGCGTTTCCGTGACACCTTTGGCGAGGTAATCTGCGACGGTAATCATTCTACACCGGATGCATTGAATGATCTGTTTATGGCAAAGGGCAGAGATTATACGATTATGATTACCGATGCACTGATGGTAAAGGGTCTGCCGGTAGGAACAAAGGTTCTCTTTGGCGGAAATGAAATTGAGCTGTATCCGGATGGCAGTGCACATCTGACCGGCGCAAAGAGTCTTGCGGGCTCTACACTGAAGGTAAATGAAGGATTGAAGGTGCTGGTTGAAAAAGCAATGATTCCTTGGGATTACGCAATTAACTCCTGTACGCTGAATCCGGCCAGATATCTGAATGTGGATGACCGTAAAGGTAAACTAGTTGCCGGTTATGATGCAGACATCGTTGTATTGAATGATGATTATTCTGTTGAAATGACCTATGTAAGAGGAAATGAAGCATTCTAA
- a CDS encoding MBL fold metallo-hydrolase — protein MKQAIQIKENMYWVGVHDFNCRHFHGDLFPIAEGTTYNSYLIVDEQVTLIDTVEEEFYDTMMERIRSVIGERTIDNVIVQHAEPDHSGGFLKFMKDYPDAKPYASNAGVGIMLKQYFKNYDFQKVKTGDTLSTGRYTLTFVEMPMIHWPDNMLTYVAEQKIAFSNDAFGQHIASYDIFDDAHGAAKCIDRAKDYYANIVMPYGMQVANKLKQIRDMNLDIDMIAPAHGVIWRSYIPELLQAYEEFATFQSVDKAVIVYESVWKHTQMMAEALAEGMGRNGVCVKIFKCSMTSPAIIQKELLDAKAILVGSGNYNNAMSGSIAAFLEKLISCKVKNKKGLGFGSYGWANLVTKEINARLVKAGITLLNDEVVSQNYTPSEEDLDALMELGKQIAEEIKAM, from the coding sequence ATGAAACAAGCAATACAAATAAAAGAAAATATGTACTGGGTCGGTGTTCATGATTTTAACTGCCGTCATTTTCACGGGGATCTGTTTCCGATTGCGGAGGGAACTACCTACAATTCCTATCTGATTGTGGATGAGCAGGTGACACTGATTGATACCGTGGAGGAAGAATTTTATGATACGATGATGGAGCGTATTCGCTCTGTGATCGGTGAGCGTACCATTGACAATGTCATCGTACAGCATGCCGAACCGGATCATTCCGGAGGCTTCCTGAAATTTATGAAGGATTATCCCGATGCCAAGCCTTATGCCAGCAATGCAGGCGTGGGTATCATGCTGAAGCAGTATTTCAAAAATTATGATTTTCAAAAGGTGAAAACCGGAGATACCCTGTCTACAGGACGTTATACTCTGACATTTGTGGAAATGCCGATGATTCACTGGCCGGATAACATGCTGACTTATGTCGCAGAGCAGAAGATTGCCTTCTCCAATGATGCATTTGGACAGCATATCGCAAGCTATGATATCTTCGATGATGCGCACGGAGCTGCCAAGTGTATTGACAGAGCGAAGGATTATTATGCAAATATCGTTATGCCGTATGGAATGCAGGTCGCCAATAAGCTGAAACAGATTAGGGATATGAATCTTGACATCGATATGATTGCTCCGGCACATGGTGTTATTTGGAGAAGCTACATACCGGAATTACTTCAGGCATATGAGGAATTTGCGACCTTCCAGTCTGTGGATAAGGCAGTGATCGTATATGAAAGTGTATGGAAGCATACACAGATGATGGCGGAGGCTCTTGCGGAGGGCATGGGAAGAAACGGCGTCTGTGTGAAAATTTTTAAATGCTCTATGACATCCCCAGCCATTATTCAAAAGGAGCTGTTGGATGCAAAGGCAATTCTTGTGGGAAGCGGTAATTATAACAATGCCATGTCAGGAAGTATTGCGGCATTTTTGGAAAAGCTGATTTCATGCAAGGTGAAAAACAAAAAGGGACTTGGTTTTGGGTCTTATGGCTGGGCAAATCTCGTCACAAAGGAAATCAATGCCCGCCTTGTGAAAGCAGGGATCACTCTGCTGAATGATGAGGTGGTATCTCAGAATTACACGCCGAGTGAAGAGGATCTCGATGCGCTGATGGAGCTTGGAAAGCAGATTGCAGAAGAAATCAAAGCGATGTAA
- a CDS encoding MerR family transcriptional regulator — MNIQEVAQQVHMTKRAIKYYEEKGLLQVEKGENGYRVYTDEHVVILQRIQVYRKLGMELSAIRRILQDPQVEAHELRMLQEQLQESMEQQSRQMETIQLMLAGASDYGKLEEQLDYQTIASAIQEMVPGVYGKMFMHHFLPYLQIPIVTQEQRDAYYAIIQFWDTTKLHMPLSMKIISCLLSFLHKNQVAGIQEKLDQQLKMLLEPDEKRYAQMKKAVLRQYRMQKYFLFRYLPSSLSKRRWMMELQRSGYNDVFLPNMEKLSPSYREYRRALFAINDKICTELNLVYDEHFCLVKKAK, encoded by the coding sequence ATGAATATACAGGAGGTGGCACAGCAGGTGCATATGACAAAGCGTGCCATTAAGTATTATGAGGAAAAGGGACTATTGCAAGTGGAAAAGGGAGAAAACGGCTATCGTGTGTATACTGATGAGCATGTAGTGATTCTGCAAAGAATTCAGGTGTATCGCAAGCTTGGTATGGAGCTTTCCGCCATACGCAGGATTTTGCAGGATCCGCAGGTGGAGGCTCATGAGCTGCGGATGCTTCAAGAGCAGCTGCAGGAAAGTATGGAGCAGCAGTCCCGCCAAATGGAAACCATACAGCTTATGCTGGCTGGAGCAAGTGACTACGGTAAGCTGGAGGAACAGCTGGACTATCAGACGATAGCGAGTGCAATACAGGAAATGGTTCCCGGTGTGTATGGAAAGATGTTTATGCATCATTTTCTACCCTACCTGCAGATACCGATCGTAACACAGGAGCAAAGAGATGCCTATTATGCAATCATTCAATTTTGGGATACAACAAAGCTGCACATGCCGTTGTCTATGAAGATTATTTCCTGCCTATTAAGCTTTTTGCATAAAAATCAGGTCGCAGGCATCCAGGAGAAGCTGGATCAGCAGCTCAAAATGCTGTTAGAGCCGGATGAAAAGCGGTATGCACAGATGAAGAAAGCTGTACTGCGTCAGTATCGTATGCAGAAATATTTTCTGTTTCGCTATTTGCCATCCTCGCTCAGCAAACGCCGCTGGATGATGGAATTGCAGAGAAGCGGTTATAATGATGTATTTCTGCCGAATATGGAAAAGCTGAGTCCCTCTTATCGGGAATATCGCCGTGCCCTGTTTGCAATCAACGATAAAATCTGTACTGAGCTAAACCTTGTCTATGATGAGCATTTCTGTCTGGTCAAAAAGGCGAAGTGA
- a CDS encoding thermonuclease gives MKKIMFFCLLLILAAMPIQANTKEEVEFSKCTDGDTAHFLIKGKDTTVRFLAINAPEYTKTKEPYGKEASEYVCDILTNANTIELEYDDGSDTLDKYGRTLAWVYADDVLLQRELVQRGLAEVKYIYGDYAYTEELKTLEKEAKKEKLNMWSDGKAAAQEQTDDLQYILGAAGGLVLIIFGLFFAKGKRNKERYIRKGVKQIRKKR, from the coding sequence ATGAAGAAAATTATGTTTTTTTGTCTGCTGCTCATACTAGCAGCTATGCCGATACAGGCAAACACAAAGGAAGAAGTGGAGTTCAGTAAATGTACGGATGGGGATACGGCGCATTTTTTAATCAAGGGAAAGGATACAACCGTCCGGTTTCTTGCAATCAATGCTCCGGAATATACCAAAACGAAGGAGCCGTATGGTAAGGAGGCCAGTGAATATGTATGCGATATCTTGACAAATGCCAATACGATTGAGCTGGAGTATGATGATGGCAGCGATACACTGGATAAATACGGTCGTACGCTGGCATGGGTATATGCGGATGATGTGCTTTTACAAAGAGAGCTTGTTCAGCGTGGACTGGCGGAAGTGAAATATATTTATGGTGATTATGCGTATACTGAGGAATTAAAGACCTTGGAAAAGGAAGCGAAAAAGGAAAAGCTGAACATGTGGAGCGATGGGAAGGCGGCTGCACAGGAGCAAACGGATGACCTGCAATATATACTCGGTGCTGCTGGTGGGCTTGTCCTGATCATATTTGGTCTTTTCTTTGCAAAGGGCAAACGAAACAAAGAGCGCTATATCCGAAAAGGTGTCAAACAGATTCGTAAAAAACGATGA